The DNA segment CGAGCCCCAGCACCAGGAGGGACGGGACAGCCCAGGCCAGGCGGGTGCGAAAAGCAGGGTcagggctcagggaggggaagaggcaCCCGAGGAGCTCAGATGGACCATCCAAGCCTGGTGGAAGGTGGAAGCACCATCCGTGGTGGGGACTGGCTGGTCTCCACCCAGAGAGCCCCTTCACAGACCTTTGGGAGGCGTCCCAGGAGTCCGAACGCTCCCCAGGGATGCCCCGGCAGGGAGGTGCCCGCTGTGCCAGTGGCCGCTGTCACGGATGTCCCTGCCCGGCTGCCCATGTGGGCCTGGCGCCCAGGACACGGCGGATCTGTCCCTGTGTCCACTGCCAGCCCGAGGGCTCCTCGGGGAccacctccagcacctccacGTCTCCTCGGGCCGGGGCAGAGCAGCCGGTGCCGTCGGCGCCGCATCCCCCAGGCGGCCGTGCCGGGTGGTCTCGCCGtcggagggagggaagggggtcCAGGAGAACCAAAAACGATGGCGAGAGGTTCGGTGTCGTGTCGGGGGGGCTAAAACGTGGCCCCGTGGAACTTGATGGCGCCGGCAGCAGCCAGGGCTTGAGCTGGAGGGGCGGGAGAGCGGGGCTGAGTGGGGCGGTGGGCGGTGGTGAGGCAGCCCCCGTGCCCACCCCGcagcccctgtgcccaccccgcagcccctccctgccctgcgcAGGAAAACCTGGCACAGATTTGGTTCTATGCTCCTGGCTCCCCTGGGGGAACATCCACCCGAGCAGGGGACACTGTGTCCCCCCCAATTTGCAGCCACCAATTTCACGCCAGGCAGGTGAATCCCAGAGACCCCCCCTTTCCTCCCTGCACGgcccccctgcccagggcagcctgctgagccccccgtGCCCACGCTGGGCTGACCCCCAGCGCCGTGGGGACACTCGTGTTGGTCCATGGAGGAGACGGGGCTGACGTGGCTCAGGGAATGTTGGTTAGCTGGAGCAAGCAGCGACGGCCGGGCACGGGGCACAGAAGGGGCACCCCGGCCGGGCCCCCcgggctggagaggggctgggctgggctgcggTAGGAGAGAAGAGGTGCTTACGGTCACGGCTCACACACGCATTAAGTGGCTGCTGTCGGCGCCCCGGGGTTCGGCCGAGAGGGGGTTGGTCGGAGGAGCCGGGGAggctggggaggtgggagggctgggggtAGCGCACTGAGCTGGAAACAGAAACGGGAGAAGGGCGTGAGGAACACGGGCTGCGGCAGCGGGGGGGGCACCCAGCCGGGGGTTAGCGGGGAGGAAAGGGAcggggggaaaggaagggggaaggaaggaaggcaggcaggcaggggggAAGCAAGCGCGGGCAGGACAAACAGCCACAGCGGCGCCCGCTCCCGGCGCGCACACGtgagctccctgcagggctcCTCATGGACACGGCGCGGCGTGACACCACCATCACCCAGGGACAGCACTGTGCTGACCTGGGCATGGGGTGACACCACCATCACCCAGGGACAGCGTGGCACCGAGCTGACCTGGGCATGGAGTGACACCACCATCACCCAGGGACAGCGTGGCACCGAGCTGACCTGGGCATGGAGTGACACCACCATCACCCAGGGACAGCACTGTGCTGACCTGGGCATGGGGTGCCACCACTATCCCCCGGGCACAGGGTGCCACCACTATCCCCCGGGCACGGGGTGCCACCACACTCGCTCAGCCAAGGCGTGTCACCTCATGCCCACCCAGCCAGGCACTCCCACCCCTGCAGACGCTGGAAGCTGTGCCCCGCTGGAAtagctgctccatcccaggatCTCAGGGGAAGGCAGCCCCAGGCATGGCGGGCAGGGCCCGGGAGCTGTTGGCTCTCCCACTGCCCAGGGATGCCCTGCCCAGCATCGACACAGTACTGACCCCTCTCCTGCCCATCCTGACTCCTTGCTCTTGCTGCCAAACCAACCCCCGACGTGCCCAACCCCTgccctcagccctcctgcccctcaCCCGAGAGCATGCGGCCGCGGCGCGAGGCCTCGGCAGCCAGAGCGCACGAGATCTCGATcctcttctcctgctcctgcagctgcgTCTCGGGGTCCTGGGGGGTGTCCACCTCCCCCTCGCCCAGGGGGATCACGTTCTGCAGGCTGTGTGGAGCACCCAGTGTCAGTGCCCATGCCAGGCCCCTCGGGATGGCCGGGGAAGGGCTCACCCCCCCGGGATGGCTGGCACGGGCACCGCAGCCCCACCTGGATTTGGCAATGAGGGTCTTGATCCTTTCCAccttcttctgcttctccttcatCTCCTCAGGGCTGAGGGGTGATTCAGGCTCCAGCTCGACGTACCGCTCAGGGATGAGGACTTTGTCAGGCGTGGAGAGCTGGGGGCAGTGGAAAGGGGtgagccctgtgctgggcaTGGGGGACCCGTCCCCCTCCAGCACCACCTGCCCCACTCACCCCAACACCCGCCTGGGCAATGGCAGCCCCTGGTTagtggctccaggatggatgAACCCCCCAGGGATGCCCCACGTCCCCGGGACACCCCGTGCTCACCTCCTTGTGGATGTCCACGTCGTAGTGCTGCGGCTCCAGCTCCATCTTGCGCAGCCGGGCGATCTCCTCCTGGGGGGTCTCGTACACCTTCCCGGGGTCGTCCGAGCGCAGCGCGGCCTCCAGGTCGGAGATATCCACCTCATGGATGCTGCGGTGCCGGCGCACCTGCGAGGGACCCCGGCCCGGCTGAGACCCCCGGATGGCACCCtgtccccttccccagcccccagtgtcccctctgctccaggagggaccagcCAGGCGCAGGGACTCACCACCTTGTAGGAGGTGGGGGTCTTGGTGCCGGGGGGCTCgggctgctggctgctggggaGCTGCAAACTGCGCCGCTTCTCCTTCATGGAGCCGCTCTGGTGGCGCTTCATGCGGTCGATCTGCTCCTCCACACTCATCTTCACCTTCATCTCGGTGGCGAACACGGCGCTCTTCGGTCTCTCCTgggggcagcccagccctgggtcACCCACCCCTGCCCCATCCTCCTGGTGCTAGAACCCTCTGCCGTGGGCTGCTGGGCTCAGCCCTTTCCCGGGATGCCCGCTCCAGGAATCGCCCGGGAGGGATCTCAAGGAGTGGATGGTGAAACACGGAGCCACTCGGCAGcaggctcctctctgcaggTTGCACCACAGCCCCCTCCAGCTCACCCAGTCCCCCCAGCCCGGTCCCCAGCCCCTCAAGCCGAGCCCTACCCGGGAGCTGAGCCCGTTGGCCATGCCAGCAGCACTCCTCCTcgccaccacctcctcctccgCCGGAGACTTGGTCCTGGGGGGGACGATTCCCACTGCGGAGCAAAGCAGAAcaccaggctgagcccccccggGGACCAAGGGCAGGGTCCCAGCAAGGTCCTCTGGggtcctgctgtccccagtCGAGCCATACCCTTGTTGAGAGCTGCCTGCTTCTCTGCATCCTGCTCCTGCCGGCCCTGCAGGAGCCCCTcgcccggggggccgggggggctggGTCGCTGCACCTCTTTCTTGCTCTGCTCGAAGCCTGGTTTGGGCTGTGGGAGGGAAGCAGGGCCCTGGTGAGCCCCCCTGTCCTGTCTGGGGGCCACACTCTGCCTGGGGACACCCCCTGCTCTCCACAGCCATGGACCACGGACACGCTCCTGGCAGTGGATGGACACACAGACACCAGCCACAGGCCAGGCTTCTCCACGGGAAAAGCTCCCTGAAAGGCTGATGATCCCACCACAGCACCCAGGAgctctgggacagggacaccctggctctgtgctgggcTCCAGCCAGACCCTGTGCCTGCGGGAAGGGGGGTGGTCCCAATGGGGCAGGAGTTGGGACAGGCATGAGAGTGAGCCAAGGGCCATTTCTGGGGTCCTTTCCCACCTCATGTCCCATGGGAACAGCCTGCCTGGAGCCCAGGAATTCCTGGTGTGAGGGAGGGCTGTGGCAATGGGCCAAGCAGCCCAGGGTGCCCCCTCAATGGACACAGAGAACCCAGACACCCCTTACACCCCTTGGATCCACGTGCAACCGCCCCTGTGCCACCCACAGCTGCTGGAAGTGCCTCCTGTGTTGGCAGTGTgacccttcccagccctgctttgccGTGCCAGCCCCCTCGGACACAcatcccagcccccagctgcagggacacCAGTGGCTCCTGGTGTCCACACCTGGCCCCTTCCCCTGGTACGAGCACGGccgaggcagcagcagcaattcccACATCCAGGTTTGCCCCGGTGGGCAGGAGCCGGGGGTTCACCCCCACGGGCAGAGCCCACCAGCACCACACAGGGAGCGGTGCCACGGAAGGACAGCGAGAGAGGTGAGGgcagaggaaagcagagagggTGATGCCAAGGGCTGTGGCAGCCTTGGGGGCTGCCCAGGAGGGGACAATCCGTGTCCTGAGTGAGCACAGTGGGCGCTGGGGACctggtggggacaggagggcCATGGGGGGCTGCTGAGGGGATGGCAGGTAGAGCCACGTGCTGCTGTCCCCACGCCAAGTGCCACCTCCACGCTGTCCCTGCAGGCTCGGGGTGGGCAGCTCTGTGTCCTGCCTCATGCCAGCCCCTGCCACGTCTCGGGGAGGAGGAGCACGGGGTGGCAGCTGCCCTGGGTTCGGTACCTGTCCCCGCTTGGCCTCTGCCCCGCCGTGCTGCCAGGAAGGGGACGTGGGGTACGGCCAGAGGCGGCTCTCGCTGGGCAGCGGAGGGACGGCCGGAGGAGACTCCAGGGGGACGTAGGACTTGGGGAGGGGAGGTCGAGGCGGGCCTGGTTCCTGGGGCGGAGCGTGAGGGGGGagagcagagaaggaagagagagtTAGAGAGAGGCCAAGAGACAACACACAGTGGAAGTGCCGAGCcgaggagggcaggagggagagcggCGGCTCCGGAGTCTTTGTGTCCCTGGGCAGAGGGGGACAGGGCATCCCACCCCACTGCTGAGGGGGACACTGCATCCCACCATCTGTGTGGCCCAAACGGTGCCCCCAGGCAGAGCCACGAGGAGAAGCATCTGTGCTCTGTGCCTGGTGCCCAGCATCCCCCaatcccaccccaaacccccccactCACTCACCTCGCCAGGTCCGGGCTTGGTGGGCGAGCCCTGGGAGCCAGAGATGagggagaaggggctgagggggctggtgaggctggcagagctcagggggctggcagggctgttgGAGCTGTATGTCCCCGAGGGGCCCAGGGCCACtgtggagaggagcaggaatAAGATAATAATAAGATGATTATAATAAGGTAATAATATGATAATAATAAGGGCCACCGTGTCCccgagcaggagctgctgcctgcccagagtCACCAGGGACACTCCACGACATGGCACACTGGGGTCttggctgggcagggacagagcccaCTCACCTCTGTGCTTGGCAGTGTCGGTGCCACGGGATGGGTTGTTCTTCCTCAGCCCCTCCATCACGTCCTGGATCCGCCAGATCTCCTTCTGGATCTGCCGGTTGAGCATTTCGTTCTGGACGGGGAGGAAAGGCAGCGGTCAGAGCAGGACACGAGGGCTGAAGGAACTGGGGGGGCTTCCACCCCCCTCGGGGGACCCCAGGGATGTCAGGGGGACCCACTCACCTGGATGTCCAGGttcagctgctcccacaggTCGTCGTGCAGGGTGGACACCTCGCTCTCCAGGCTCTCGTACTCGGCGGTGCTGTTTGCCAAGGCCTGGGGGGAAGGTGGGTCAGGGGGGTCCTTGGCAGGTTCCTCCCCTGGTTGGAAGCAGCTCTGGACCACCCgggaaagcaggaggaggctgcaccCAACACAGCCCCCcgagctggggagggggtggcagAAGAGGGGACAAGCTCTGAGGTGCCCGTGGGAGCACCCGGTGCcaacaggcagggacagggacagtggcTGGATGGCACCTCGAGGGCTAATTTGCTTTGTGCCCCGTGAGGGATTATGGCTCCTCTGGCCCCCAGCCAGTTCAGGGGAattccctttttgttttctttccaggaagggagagaagggacACGGTGGGAGCTGTGAGGGTccccaggaggagggaggggtcCGTTACCGTGCTGGCCTGAGACAGCTCCACACGGATGTTGATGAGCTGGTTCTGGAGCGACTCCTTCTtgtgcagcagcttctctgggtaggCAGGTTGGCTCCCAAACATCTCCAGCTCCTGGTGCGTCCCCATCAGGGCACTCTCCAGGCTCTCCTGGATGGAATGGAAGGAAGACAGAGCTGTGAGAGCCTGGCTGGTGCAGGAGCTCTGATCCCCCTCCTGAACAGGGCACAAACACCCGGGGAATCCTGGGGGTGTGCACGGCCAGAGCACTTCCCTCACCTCAGAAACATCCCCACTGAGCTGCCCCCAAGGGAGCAGGAcatttgcccagagaagctgtggctgccccatccctggaagtgtcccaggccaggttggacagggcttggagcagcctgggctagtggaaggtgtccctgcccatggcagggggcttggaacgACATGAcccttaaggtcccttccaacccaaaccattctgtgacagGGTcatcccctgtccccagagggCCACTCGAGCTGCCACCACGTACCTTCTCAGCTCGGAGCTGCTGCaccagcctctcctgctcccGCAGCACCTTGTTCTGCTCACAGAGCTTCCCCAGCAGCTTCTGTGCcgggagggaaagagagaggggggaaaggaTGAGGAGGGTGAGGGTCCAGCACGGTctcccagctgggagaggcaggaggcaggcaggaCACGTCCCACGGGGTTGGGCTGGTGGGATGTGTGGCCTTGGGGGGCATTTCCAGCCTCCGGCTCTCATTGCAGGGGCTTCACCCCCAGCCAGGGTGGCACGGGACAAACTGGGAGATGAAGGATTGGTTCACTGAGGAGCACAGACCAAACTgggggcagctcccagctgtgggagcacagggcagagctctctccatggggacatcagggctgctggggggggggtaCAGGGGGGCCACACAGGACAGACATTTGCTCTTACATCGGTGTCTTGCTCGCTTATCTTGTAGGGATGCAGAGTGTCCCTGTAGGCCTCCGGGAAGGGCGTCACCTGCAAGTAGAGCGTGGGGtgagcctggccctgggatccccagggaaggggaggcagctcccagtccctctctcccatccctgtgagcagggaaagagagggaagagcCGAGTCCTGGAGGTGGTGGGTGCTCCCCATCGAtcaggaggcactgggatgtCAGTGCTGGACATGGATGAAATCACAACCTCCCTGCTCATCAGCTGGTGAGCCACTGGAATTATCCAGACACAGCCTCTCCACAGGAGCCAAGGACTGAGCTAAAGAGATGCCTCGTGAATCATTAACTGCCACCATTCCAAAGGCAGGGAAACAAAGGCAGCGAGATTGAGCTGTAATTCCACTTAGCAGAGTGGAAACACCTATAaatcagcagctgcagcagggcctGTTTACCACCACTGGCTCCTCCGTGAGTCACTTTCCTTTCCTGGAAATCTAAATTACTAATGGGACCTCAGCAATTAAATGCCTCCAAGATCTGGAGATGAAAGGCAGAAGATAGGAAGAAGGGGATCATTATTGCTAGAAAGCAAGATGCTACTTTAGAGCCATTTAAACTATGGGATAATGCAAAGGGACTCGAATCTGGGAAgtgccagtggggctggaggcagagcctggtggaTTGGGATGCTGCTGCCTCCGGGCAGGGAGCCCAGCCAGCGAGAGCATCCCAGGGGCTCCGGTTTcaccctccagcacatccctgctcacagcagatGGAAACAGGCGCCTTTTTTGTTGGAAAATCCCAGCGATCTCcgggctgctggcacagccagaaGGTGCCCTGGGCAGCACGGTGGGGCCCCGAGACCCCCTGCCCGGGGTGGGTGGCACGGTGGGCACAAATGATGGgacctgcctgtgctgggagctgcaacCCAACACCAGCAGGAACATCCCAGTGCTGGGAACAGAAGGAGCCAGAGCCTCCGGGGGTAaaaggctgtttcctctccctGTTGCAGGAGTTATTGCGTTGGTTTAGGAGCCTCGGGCTGGATTCCTGTCTGCAATCATCCCACACCTCCTCCTTGCCTCATCAGATGGCAAAACAAGGATGAGCCAAGCCCCGAGCGCAGCCTGAGTGAGGATGAGAGTCCAGCACCGCCGTGGCCCCGCCTCGCGCTCTCGCCCGGCGCGAGGATTTGCCGGGTTTCAATGGCTCATGGATGGATTAGCAAAGCCTGGGATGGACTAGCAGGCCCCCGAGGGGGGTGATGCGCCGCGTGGATGCCGGGTCTGCATGAGTGGCGATGGTGGGAGGTGACCCCGGATGGCGCGGGGGGCACGGCCGGACCCGCGGCTGGGCACGAGCCACGCGGGGCCCGGCGGCCCGAGCCTTACTTGCATGTAGAGCTGGGCCCTAGGGGAGGAGGTCTCCACCATCCTGTTGACCATACTGATCAGGGTCTCGCTCTCGCTCATCTGCGGcacacagggaaggaaagggcacAGGTCAGCGGAGACGCGCCCGCGCGCCGCCCCAGCCGCCGGCACCGCTCCGGGGGCCCTCGGGACGTGAAGTGCCACCTCCTGAGATGTCCCAGGGGCTGGAGACACGTGGGGACGGCCCCccccggggctgctgctgctccactgGGTTTGCTCAGGGCTGGCTGAGCGCCCTGAACGCTCTGGTGAGGGGAAAGCACAGATAAACCGGAGCCGGCTCGGAGCTGCAAACGGCACAGACAGACACGGGCTCGGACAGAGACGCCACGGCGGCAGCACAGCGGGTCCCAGCACACAGACGGACACACAGACCCTGCTCTCACGCTGGCTGGTGGCTCcgtgcccagccagggctgtgaTGGCATCGAGGAGGTGACTGACAGCCGGGCGTGGGGACAGCGGCGTCCCCTTgtccagcccagcagagcctccagcAGGGTGGAACTGGGAGGTGGCACATTGAGGCCGTGCTGCCAGGCACGGATGTGATGGGTTTGgcatccctgtgcccccccagagGTGCAGCCGAGCCCTCCAGGGGGGCAGGACAGACCCCAGCCAGGGGTTCCTGGGGTGCACAGCCGGCGGTGACCACGGCTCCCTCGGAACCGGGTGATGGGGCCACTCAGGTCACCAGCACCAGAGTTCTACCACTGCCTCTGCCCACAGAAGTGCTGCAGGAgcccacagccctgagcagacaATGCCAGGGGAGCCCCTCATGCCCGGGAACCCCAAGATCCAAGGGGTGATGGCACTTTGAGCACAAACCAGGGACTGAACCCTGACTGGGGGCAGCCGAGGGAGCCGTGCCCGCGGCTGGACGagcaaggagagagaaaataaagcagcaagATGTTTGAAAAGAGACACTTGACAGCGTCACTCCCAATTAGTCTCTCCACAGGTCGgcgggagaggaggaggaggagacgcAGAGCCTCTTCAGGGAGTGGTTTAAAGAGCCGGGGAGAGGCAGCGATGCTGCCGGTGACTGCGAAACAGCCCAGAGAGCTTTTATTGCAGCGAGTGCTCCTGcctggccctggccctgctccaagGCAGACACAGATCGTGGCGATTGCTGCACCGGTGGAGATTTGCAGACTAATGAGATTGtctctggagcagctccctcagtgccagcctgggctgcagcactgcCCGGCAGCTCCCGtccccagctctggctgcagcccctgcctggaCACATTCCTGGGGGTCTCCCGGCTGTATTCCCTCCCCATGCTCCTGGGATGAGGTCAGTTCACCGTTTTGCTCCAAAACCCCGACTGCTTTGGTGTCAGACCCGGTGGGCCCCTCATGCCCACCTGCATCAAACTTTTCACCTCCGAGGAGGAATGGGACCACCACGTCACCAAAACCACAGTCCCCAGGGGTCACCTGGCCACCCCCTGCACGGGGGACACCAGCCCTGGGACCCCACaccctccagcacagccacgCTGGCACTGTGCACGTGTCCAGCACTGACCTGGGGGGTTTCAGAGCCGCTGCACCCCCTGGACCCCAGGGCAGCTCCCCGAGCCCCCGGGAATGTAGGAAgctgccccggcccccccacaccccccatcTCCAGCACACCACACAGAGGCACTGTCAGGAGGGACTTTCTGCCAAGCAATGAGCGACCCTACGGATGGGGAGGATGGAAGAAGCAAACCAAAGACCAACTCGTGCTGCTGGAATGCCAAGAAGGgtgaggatggatggatggatggacggatggACGAGATGCTGCGccgggagggaaggggaaagccGCTGGGGACGGGGGGGCACGAGGGGACTAAAGCAGCAGGTGAGGTGGGGCTGGCAGCCAGCTCTGCCTACCTGCTGGTCCAAATACTCTAGGTTTCTTTGCAACTGAAGGTCTAAAAGTTCATCCTACCAGGAGCCAGCAGGCACGCGGCAAGAAACGAAGGGCAAAACATATAAGAGAAGAAGCAAAAGCAGTTAGGTGAGGGCTATGGAAAGGCCTCCTGGCTGGGAAACGAGGCACCTCCGGGGCACAGAGCCGGGAACGCCGCCCTGGCCGTGCCCTGCGGACCCCGGTCGCCCTGCGGCTACGAGGATGGATGGCAGCATGGGTGGCTTATGGTAGCTCAGGCTTCTCCCTCCTCCGATGGTCCTGCCCCGTGGTTTTGGGGTCGTGCTCTGCGGGGGGACCTCTCGGTGCCACCCCACCAGCTCCGGCCCCTCCGAGAGGAAACAACGCAGGAAAACGCAGCAGCCGTCGCCAGAAGGGAGGAAGCAgagggggagaggcagggggTGCACCAGCCTCAGGCAGGGACCACCCTGGGGAAGACGGGGGTCCAAGGGTGTCCCACTGCTGCAGAGCGGGGGCCAGGGGCCCTTCCACACGGATTTCCTTTGGGAATGGTCAGGAGGGACCAGTGAAAGGACCTGCAGTCCCGACCtggcccagagcagcccagctgtGACCCACAAAGCTGCCCCTGGAGTGCAGTGGTTCCTCCTTGGTCATCTGagtggggaccccccaaactgACCCCCCCTCCCTGGGCCAGCAGTGCACGTACCATTTTGTCGTGGATGGTGGG comes from the Pseudopipra pipra isolate bDixPip1 chromosome 25, bDixPip1.hap1, whole genome shotgun sequence genome and includes:
- the PLEKHA6 gene encoding pleckstrin homology domain-containing family A member 6 isoform X8, which translates into the protein MLKFRADRRVSHNERRNTFLHPVTGQVPEDSSRLDLHKPTSDMSSKAGSKRPPTVPSEPPGHAMVSEGPPERPGGRVGARRRGARQGGAGPGRQGPPLSGSSAPLQAPRSSRKGIAFGKRSNSMKRNPNAAVTKSGWLYKQASSGVKQWNKRWFVLVDRCLFYYKDEKEENILGSIPLLSFRVAAVQPSDNISRKHTFKVTVCWVEEMPASNGQSVSPQAEHAGIRTYFFSAENTEEQESWIQAMGEAARVQIPPTQRHEKPDSENIPPSKHHHHLHCNSAHREHPKAEPDAKTRGEGDGRGSEKMERKPERAEGKKEPLAKANGVGGQEGPSEPGSPYPEAPRGPGSAERPPQPNGWPYPSPSRPGSTAFPPPDGESRDPRRAAAPRPNPDKVAQRKSSMTQLQQWVNSRRGNVPPEELRSPTRFYPVPRRVPDYYSPYSPQYPEEYQYYPAGVRPDSICSMPAFDRVSPPWALEDKRHSFRNGGTFQLRDWKDPAGFGRQDVPLWLPAPGRQPPYLDEVDAASGSLRRMSLQPRSRSVPRSPSQGSYSRPRVYSPVRSPSARFERLPPRGDEIYADPTPFMMRRSISSPKYDYLGDRRPVPPGVYPYHFPASPTIHDKMDELLDLQLQRNLEYLDQQMSESETLISMVNRMVETSSPRAQLYMQVTPFPEAYRDTLHPYKISEQDTDKLLGKLCEQNKVLREQERLVQQLRAEKESLESALMGTHQELEMFGSQPAYPEKLLHKKESLQNQLINIRVELSQASTALANSTAEYESLESEVSTLHDDLWEQLNLDIQNEMLNRQIQKEIWRIQDVMEGLRKNNPSRGTDTAKHRVALGPSGTYSSNSPASPLSSASLTSPLSPFSLISGSQGSPTKPGPGEEPGPPRPPLPKSYVPLESPPAVPPLPSESRLWPYPTSPSWQHGGAEAKRGQPKPGFEQSKKEVQRPSPPGPPGEGLLQGRQEQDAEKQAALNKVGIVPPRTKSPAEEEVVARRSAAGMANGLSSRERPKSAVFATEMKVKMSVEEQIDRMKRHQSGSMKEKRRSLQLPSSQQPEPPGTKTPTSYKVVRRHRSIHEVDISDLEAALRSDDPGKVYETPQEEIARLRKMELEPQHYDVDIHKELSTPDKVLIPERYVELEPESPLSPEEMKEKQKKVERIKTLIAKSSLQNVIPLGEGEVDTPQDPETQLQEQEKRIEISCALAAEASRRGRMLSAQCATPSPPTSPASPAPPTNPLSAEPRGADSSHLMRV
- the PLEKHA6 gene encoding pleckstrin homology domain-containing family A member 6 isoform X11, producing the protein MLKFRADRRVSHNERRNTFLHPVTGQVPEDSSRLDLHKPTSDMSSKAGSKRPPTVPSEPPGHAMVSEGPPERPGGRAPRSSRKGIAFGKRSNSMKRNPNAAVTKSGWLYKQASSGVKQWNKRWFVLVDRCLFYYKDEKEENILGSIPLLSFRVAAVQPSDNISRKHTFKVTVCWVEEMPASNGQSVSPQAEHAGIRTYFFSAENTEEQESWIQAMGEAARVQIPPTQRHEKPDSENIPPSKHHHHLHCNSAHREHPKAEPDAKTRGEGDGRGSEKMERKPERAEGKKEPLAKANGVGGQEGPSEPGSPYPEAPRGPGSAERPPQPNGWPYPSPSRPGSTAFPPPDGESRDPRRAAAPRPNPDKVAQRKSSMTQLQQWVNSRRGNVPPEELRSPTRFYPVPRRVPDYYSPYSPQYPEEYQYYPAGVRPDSICSMPAFDRVSPPWALEDKRHSFRNGGTFQLRDWKDPAGFGRQDVPLWLPAPGRQPPYLDEVDAASGSLRRMSLQPRSRSVPRSPSQGSYSRPRVYSPVRSPSARFERLPPRGDEIYADPTPFMMRRSISSPKYDYLGDRRPVPPGVYPYHFPASPTIHDKMDELLDLQLQRNLEYLDQQMSESETLISMVNRMVETSSPRAQLYMQVTPFPEAYRDTLHPYKISEQDTDKLLGKLCEQNKVLREQERLVQQLRAEKESLESALMGTHQELEMFGSQPAYPEKLLHKKESLQNQLINIRVELSQASTALANSTAEYESLESEVSTLHDDLWEQLNLDIQNEMLNRQIQKEIWRIQDVMEGLRKNNPSRGTDTAKHRVALGPSGTYSSNSPASPLSSASLTSPLSPFSLISGSQGSPTKPGPGEEPGPPRPPLPKSYVPLESPPAVPPLPSESRLWPYPTSPSWQHGGAEAKRGQPKPGFEQSKKEVQRPSPPGPPGEGLLQGRQEQDAEKQAALNKVGIVPPRTKSPAEEEVVARRSAAGMANGLSSRERPKSAVFATEMKVKMSVEEQIDRMKRHQSGSMKEKRRSLQLPSSQQPEPPGTKTPTSYKVVRRHRSIHEVDISDLEAALRSDDPGKVYETPQEEIARLRKMELEPQHYDVDIHKELSTPDKVLIPERYVELEPESPLSPEEMKEKQKKVERIKTLIAKSSLQNVIPLGEGEVDTPQDPETQLQEQEKRIEISCALAAEASRRGRMLSAQCATPSPPTSPASPAPPTNPLSAEPRGADSSHLMRV
- the PLEKHA6 gene encoding pleckstrin homology domain-containing family A member 6 isoform X14, whose product is MPASNGQSVSPQAEHAGIRTYFFSAENTEEQESWIQAMGEAARVQIPPTQRHEKPDSENIPPSKHHHHLHCNSAHREHPKAEPDAKTRGEGDGRGSEKMERKPERAEGKKEPLAKANGVGGQEGPSEPGSPYPEAPRGPGSAERPPQPNGWPYPSPSRPGSTAFPPPDGESRDPRRAAAPRPNPDKVAQRKSSMTQLQQWVNSRRGNVPPEELRSPTRFYPVPRRVPDYYSPYSPQYPEEYQYYPAGVRPDSICSMPAFDRVSPPWALEDKRHSFRNGGTFQLRDWKDPAGFGRQDVPLWLPAPGRQPPYLDEVDAASGSLRRMSLQPRSRSVPRSPSQGSYSRPRVYSPVRSPSARFERLPPRGDEIYADPTPFMMRRSISSPKYDYLGDRRPVPPGVYPYHFPASPTIHDKMDELLDLQLQRNLEYLDQQMSESETLISMVNRMVETSSPRAQLYMQVTPFPEAYRDTLHPYKISEQDTDKLLGKLCEQNKVLREQERLVQQLRAEKESLESALMGTHQELEMFGSQPAYPEKLLHKKESLQNQLINIRVELSQASTALANSTAEYESLESEVSTLHDDLWEQLNLDIQNEMLNRQIQKEIWRIQDVMEGLRKNNPSRGTDTAKHRVALGPSGTYSSNSPASPLSSASLTSPLSPFSLISGSQGSPTKPGPGEEPGPPRPPLPKSYVPLESPPAVPPLPSESRLWPYPTSPSWQHGGAEAKRGQPKPGFEQSKKEVQRPSPPGPPGEGLLQGRQEQDAEKQAALNKVGIVPPRTKSPAEEEVVARRSAAGMANGLSSRERPKSAVFATEMKVKMSVEEQIDRMKRHQSGSMKEKRRSLQLPSSQQPEPPGTKTPTSYKVVRRHRSIHEVDISDLEAALRSDDPGKVYETPQEEIARLRKMELEPQHYDVDIHKELSTPDKVLIPERYVELEPESPLSPEEMKEKQKKVERIKTLIAKSSLQNVIPLGEGEVDTPQDPETQLQEQEKRIEISCALAAEASRRGRMLSAQCATPSPPTSPASPAPPTNPLSAEPRGADSSHLMRV